One part of the Rickettsia akari str. Hartford genome encodes these proteins:
- a CDS encoding UDP-N-acetylmuramoyl-tripeptide--D-alanyl-D-alanine ligase, whose product MIWNSKTLSFALGITISNSINCNEVQLNSKDVKKGDLFIALKGNRDGHDYALDAIDKGAAAVIVSKQVEITDKDKILLVDDCFEALKKMALYKRENSKAKFIAITGSVGKTSTKEALKILLQHDSLVFAGRGNFNNYLGLLINLASMADDMEYAILELGMNHKGEIRELVQILKPNIAVITNISEAHLEFFNSLEEIAEAKCEIFENFSKNDIAVINADTNCYSKILSILKNLYIDRVYNFGILHNTHAQLVLYEHLGAQVRLKYKINNKSLEITIPFIPRHFAKNYTVVLLIIDILGKDIEIAANHLANIYPTKGRGDIINIQNARVICDYYNASPKSMQAALEYLKQVMAENKTAIIGDMLELGKNSKLLHEELVPYILDVGCSKIYLVGVNTKYIYDLLPSKIAKKYFKNVDELITHITDLFKGNDLILIKGSRGLKLDKIVDYYK is encoded by the coding sequence ATGATCTGGAACTCTAAAACTTTAAGTTTTGCTCTTGGTATAACAATCTCTAATTCTATCAATTGTAATGAGGTACAATTAAACTCTAAAGATGTTAAAAAAGGTGACTTATTTATAGCACTTAAAGGTAATAGAGACGGTCATGATTATGCTCTAGATGCTATAGATAAAGGGGCGGCAGCCGTAATTGTTAGTAAGCAAGTAGAGATAACAGATAAAGATAAAATTCTCTTAGTCGATGATTGTTTTGAAGCTCTAAAAAAAATGGCTCTATATAAACGAGAGAATTCAAAAGCTAAATTTATAGCTATAACTGGTAGTGTCGGTAAAACTTCCACTAAAGAAGCATTAAAAATATTATTACAACATGATTCGTTAGTTTTTGCAGGTAGAGGCAACTTTAATAACTATTTGGGGTTACTTATTAATCTTGCATCAATGGCTGATGATATGGAATATGCTATTCTGGAGCTTGGTATGAACCATAAAGGCGAGATAAGGGAACTGGTTCAAATATTAAAGCCGAATATTGCTGTGATTACTAATATTTCGGAAGCTCATTTAGAGTTTTTTAACTCGCTTGAAGAGATAGCTGAAGCTAAATGTGAGATTTTTGAAAATTTTAGCAAAAATGATATTGCTGTTATTAATGCCGATACTAATTGTTATAGCAAAATATTATCGATATTAAAAAACCTTTATATTGATAGGGTATATAACTTCGGCATATTGCATAATACACATGCACAATTAGTTTTATATGAGCACCTAGGAGCGCAAGTCCGCTTAAAATATAAGATAAATAATAAATCCTTAGAGATCACTATACCGTTCATTCCTAGGCATTTTGCAAAAAATTACACCGTGGTACTTTTAATTATCGATATATTAGGTAAAGATATAGAGATAGCTGCAAATCACTTAGCAAATATTTATCCTACTAAAGGAAGAGGGGATATTATCAATATACAAAATGCTCGTGTAATTTGTGATTACTATAACGCAAGTCCCAAGTCAATGCAAGCTGCATTAGAATATTTAAAGCAAGTAATGGCTGAGAATAAAACCGCTATAATAGGCGATATGCTAGAGTTAGGGAAAAATTCTAAACTGTTACATGAGGAACTAGTGCCTTATATATTAGATGTCGGTTGTTCTAAGATCTATTTAGTAGGAGTAAATACTAAATATATTTATGATTTACTTCCTTCCAAGATAGCTAAAAAATACTTTAAAAATGTTGATGAATTAATTACACATATTACGGATTTATTTAAAGGTAATGATCTTATCTTAATAAAAGGTTCAAGAGGTCTAAAACTTGATAAGATTGTTGATTATTATAAATAA
- the mraY gene encoding phospho-N-acetylmuramoyl-pentapeptide-transferase has product MLYNLLLPHIHNSHIANLFHYITFRSGLAIIITLSLSFIMGPILIKFLRSLQKNGQPIRSDGPESHQTKAGTPTMGGIMIILSSGLSTLLLADLTNQYIWITLFGFISFGIIGFMDDYAKVTKNNHYGVRGKSKLVLQGIISLIICVLLEYLDKNPSHLLNVPFFKNLNLDLGYFYIVFAIFVIVGSSNAVNLTDGLDGLATVPIAFTAGSFALISYLVGNLIYSHYLQLTYIPNTGELTVLCAGLVGSCLGFLWFNAQPAEVFMGDTGSLSLGGVLGIISVITKHEIVLAIVGGLFVIETASVILQVYYFKATQGKRIFKMAPLHHHFEKHGWAESKVVIRFWIISVIFALIGLSSLKLR; this is encoded by the coding sequence ATGTTGTACAATCTTTTACTTCCTCACATTCATAATTCACATATAGCCAATTTATTTCACTATATTACTTTTCGTAGCGGTCTTGCTATTATTATAACTCTAAGCCTTAGTTTTATAATGGGTCCGATATTAATAAAATTTCTGCGATCGCTTCAAAAAAACGGTCAGCCTATACGCTCAGACGGACCTGAATCGCATCAAACAAAAGCAGGTACTCCGACAATGGGAGGCATTATGATTATTTTGTCTAGTGGTCTTTCTACTTTATTACTTGCTGATTTAACTAATCAATATATTTGGATTACGTTATTTGGTTTTATTAGCTTCGGTATTATAGGATTTATGGATGATTATGCTAAGGTAACTAAAAATAACCATTACGGGGTCAGAGGCAAAAGTAAGCTTGTACTGCAAGGAATTATTAGCTTAATTATATGTGTTTTACTAGAATATCTAGATAAAAATCCAAGTCATTTGCTTAATGTACCGTTTTTTAAAAATTTAAATTTGGATCTTGGTTATTTTTATATAGTGTTTGCTATATTTGTTATAGTCGGCTCTTCTAATGCAGTGAATCTAACGGATGGGCTTGATGGTCTTGCTACCGTTCCTATTGCTTTTACTGCTGGTTCTTTTGCTTTAATAAGTTATTTAGTAGGAAATCTAATTTACTCGCATTACTTGCAGTTAACTTATATACCTAATACTGGGGAGTTAACAGTATTGTGTGCTGGATTAGTTGGTAGCTGTCTTGGATTTTTGTGGTTTAATGCACAACCGGCAGAAGTTTTTATGGGTGATACCGGTAGTTTAAGTCTTGGTGGTGTACTTGGAATTATTAGCGTCATTACTAAGCATGAAATAGTTTTAGCTATTGTCGGCGGCTTATTTGTTATTGAAACGGCATCTGTTATTTTACAAGTATATTATTTTAAAGCTACTCAAGGAAAAAGAATATTTAAAATGGCACCGCTCCATCATCATTTTGAAAAACACGGTTGGGCGGAATCAAAAGTCGTAATAAGATTTTGGATTATTTCGGTTATATTCGCTCTTATAGGCTTATCATCATTAAAATTACGTTAA
- a CDS encoding UDP-N-acetylmuramoyl-L-alanyl-D-glutamate--2,6-diaminopimelate ligase: MRYNLKQLFKQYKVKGLSINSKTVKENDVFFVLKGQNVDVNDFINDALNQAVALVITDNKKSATIDKIIYVEDVQAALYEAIEIFYPKKPKNLIAVTGTNGKSSVVSYIAQTYSLLGKKAASIGTIGVEIFGCDNLINDVTELTTLDYLSFRKIAHNLAENNIEYLAFEASSHGLNQARLGEIKVNIACFTSFSQDHLDYHYTKENYLLAKLKLFTEHLLQGGLAILNSDIEEIEFIKDYLLNHNIKFITVGKKGDVQITKINGSLKGQNISFAFNNRECSFNTSIIGSFQASNLLIAALSIHYIGCDFNKIVEILTQVKPVKGRMERIDNTNIFVDYSHTPDALEKALTELKNIKLRDSKLIVVFGCGGNRDKTKRSLMGQIAAKLADTVIITDDNPRHEDPKLIRAEIISCIEKADYMEIANREEAIKYGINNLKQDDILLIAGKGHENYQIIGDKKLPFDDAEIVGKLTLLQGKAKH; this comes from the coding sequence ATGCGCTATAACCTAAAACAATTATTTAAACAATATAAAGTAAAAGGTTTGTCGATTAATTCTAAAACCGTTAAGGAGAATGATGTCTTTTTTGTGCTTAAGGGACAAAATGTCGATGTAAATGATTTTATAAATGATGCTTTAAATCAGGCGGTAGCATTAGTCATTACGGACAATAAAAAAAGTGCTACTATAGATAAAATAATCTACGTAGAAGATGTACAAGCAGCTTTATATGAAGCTATAGAAATTTTTTATCCTAAGAAACCAAAGAATTTGATAGCCGTAACCGGTACTAACGGCAAAAGCTCGGTAGTGTCCTATATAGCTCAAACATATTCATTACTTGGAAAAAAAGCCGCATCTATCGGCACGATAGGTGTAGAGATTTTTGGATGCGATAATCTTATAAATGATGTGACGGAATTAACCACACTTGATTATTTAAGCTTTAGAAAAATTGCACATAATTTAGCTGAAAACAATATAGAATATTTGGCTTTTGAAGCTTCTAGTCATGGTCTTAATCAAGCAAGACTTGGGGAAATAAAAGTAAATATCGCATGTTTTACTAGCTTTAGTCAGGATCATCTAGACTATCACTATACAAAAGAAAATTATTTATTAGCCAAACTGAAATTATTTACTGAGCATTTATTACAAGGCGGTCTTGCAATATTAAATTCTGATATAGAAGAAATAGAGTTTATTAAAGATTATCTGCTTAACCATAATATTAAATTTATCACTGTTGGAAAAAAAGGTGATGTACAAATAACTAAAATTAATGGTTCTTTAAAAGGACAAAATATTAGTTTTGCATTTAATAATAGAGAATGTAGTTTTAATACCTCTATAATCGGTAGTTTTCAGGCTAGCAATTTGTTAATTGCCGCTCTTAGCATTCATTATATCGGATGTGATTTTAATAAAATAGTTGAAATTCTAACGCAAGTTAAACCGGTAAAAGGCAGAATGGAAAGGATAGATAACACTAATATTTTCGTTGATTATTCCCATACTCCGGATGCTCTTGAAAAAGCTTTAACAGAGCTGAAAAATATTAAATTACGTGATAGTAAGTTAATCGTGGTTTTTGGTTGCGGCGGTAATCGTGATAAAACAAAGAGAAGTCTTATGGGGCAAATAGCCGCCAAACTTGCCGATACCGTAATAATTACCGATGACAACCCACGTCATGAAGATCCAAAACTGATCAGAGCCGAAATCATAAGCTGTATAGAGAAAGCGGATTATATGGAAATTGCAAATAGAGAAGAGGCTATTAAATATGGTATAAATAATTTAAAACAAGATGATATTTTATTAATTGCCGGCAAAGGTCATGAAAATTACCAAATTATAGGAGATAAGAAATTACCTTTTGATGATGCTGAAATTGTAGGGAAACTAACGTTATTGCAAGGAAAGGCAAAGCATTGA
- a CDS encoding flavodoxin domain-containing protein, translating into MKSKMNCNIYIEKKIVKVTIVYYNEYGHAAKVAEEIHKSVKAARANVSIIQINNDKLDNTDWDLLDNAYTIIFGVHTYMGSLAGSFKIFMEATSTR; encoded by the coding sequence ATGAAAAGCAAAATGAATTGTAATATTTATATAGAAAAGAAAATCGTTAAAGTAACTATCGTATATTATAATGAATATGGTCATGCTGCAAAAGTAGCTGAAGAAATACACAAGAGCGTAAAAGCAGCAAGAGCAAATGTTTCTATTATACAAATAAATAATGACAAACTTGATAATACCGATTGGGATTTATTAGACAATGCATATACTATCATTTTTGGAGTCCATACCTATATGGGTAGTTTAGCCGGATCATTTAAAATATTTATGGAAGCTACCTCAACTAGATAG